In the Gossypium arboreum isolate Shixiya-1 chromosome 10, ASM2569848v2, whole genome shotgun sequence genome, one interval contains:
- the LOC108488403 gene encoding major pollen allergen Bet v 1-A → MGVVSYEFEVTSPIAPARLFKAFVLEAAKIWPTAAPHAVKSVELEGDASPGSIVKITFVEGLPYQYMKHQIGGHDENNFSYSYSMIEGGPLGDKLEKISYENQFVAAADGGSICKSSIKYYTVGDYVITEDEIKTLIKGSEVVYKAIEAYLLANPDACN, encoded by the exons ATGGGTGTTGTGAGTTATGAGTTTGAGGTAACCTCCCCAATTGCTCCAGCCAGGCTTTTCAAGGCTTTTGTTCTTGAGGCTGCCAAGATTTGGCCCACGGCTGCCCCTCATGCAGTCAAGAGTGTTGAGCTCGAAGGTGATGCTAGTCCTGGAAGTATTGTAAAGATCACCTTTGTTGAAG GCCTTCCATACCAATATATGAAGCACCAGATTGGAGGACATGACGAAAACAATTTTTCATACAGTTACAGTATGATTGAAGGTGGGCCTTTAGGGGacaagcttgagaaaatcagctatgagAACCAGTTTGTGGCAGCTGCAGACGGAGGAAGCATTTGCAAGAGCTCAATAAAATATTACACCGTTGGCGACTATGTAATCACCGAAGATGAAATCAAGACTCTCATTAAAGGGAGTGAGGTAGTTTACAAGGCTATTGAAGCTTATCTTTTGGCTAACCCCGATGCCTGCAACTAA